A window of Miscanthus floridulus cultivar M001 chromosome 12, ASM1932011v1, whole genome shotgun sequence genomic DNA:
TCATGGTCAAGCTGGCAAAGGGGGCAAATACCCATGTTCAACAGGTCAAATGTTCAACTGAATTACAAGTGTGTTCAACAAATATACTTATTGTAAACAGAAAAGGTGCATGACAGAGATTAGTTAGCATAAACAAAAATGGAGAGATGGAAACATTACCTCCAACAATAGCGCAAACATTAGTTAAAAAGTGTAAAAATGACACATGTTGTTCCGTGAATGTGACCTGTAAAAGCCATTCATGAAAAATTACACTCGTGTACTGCAAAACGCATGTCAAGCAACTACAAATACAATGATTTCCAGCAAATCCAAATTTTACCATTACTGAAGGAGAATAAGCAAATCTCACATAAAAAACAAAAGCAAATGAGTAAAGTAGGTTACCCTTACATTATCTATCTTCAATACAATATCAAATGTAAAGTACATCGAGATGGTACCTTGATTGGAGAAAGGTCATAAAAGAAGAACACGCCAGGAAGAGCCTGCATCCGACCACTCTCACCACTTCTAAAATGTTCGGTTACAGAGAACTGTGGCAATGAATTACAGCATCTTAGGGAATGCTTAAAATCACAATAGATACCGATATGTGCATCAGCAGCATGGTGTTTGCccacaaaaagaaaaaagaaagaaagacagAAATTACCTGATTAGATAGAATAATGTGTTCATTTTTGTCGGTGTAGACTGTAGGAACAACCTGGAAGACCAGAGAAAAGAATAGTTTCAGATATTTTGAATTAAGTCATTGGTGTAACAGTAAGTATAAGAATATAcagaaaacaagaaaaaaaaacaggagCAATTTAACTAGAAAGACAACATATCGTTTAATACTTCTTTTAATTAGGTCTCAAAGGATAGGACAAACCTTGATGAAGTATTGATACATTCCATATGATGAATGCTGCACCCAATTTGCCCTGCATGTTTAACAAGTAAAGAATCTTAAATTCTCACTTAGATGCACCCTAGTAACAAACCCAGAAAACAAATATATGAAATAAAAATAACATTATAGGAACAGGAAACTACCCATCAAGTGGATTAACAACACCAGGAAAGTATTCGCCAAAACTTAGTCTGTTTATATTATGGCTGACCTGGCATTGTAAAGAATAAAATGGTTAATGTTAATGCAATAATGCTAGTGAGAAAATGACAAATCTTCCTGTCAGTATGCACAGCTATAAAAATCATTTACAGATTTTCTCAAGTATGATTACATTGAAGCTGTCCTTCTGGAACGGAAGCAAGTCATGGACGTGCACATTTGACTGCTGGAAACTTTTCCCTGGAGCAAAATGGAAATTCCCAGCAACCTTATTAACTTCAATGAAGCCATAAATATTGCATCCTTCGCCTTCTTCATCCTTTATACTTTGAAGAAAGCCCTCCCTTTTGCACTACAGAACGCCACACATCAGACATAATAATTGTCTTGAAGGTAAAGGGGGACATAAAGTGATATTTTCTTTTTGGTAGTTACAACAGGTGTTATTTTTTGGTAATTACATCAGATGGTTCTACCTGGTCAAGTAAATCTGGATTTGATACACCCCAACCTTTTTTCCTATAGGCTTCGCGAACATCTTCACATGAGTTACAACATTGACCATCAGACTACATCGAATAAGGAAAGATGTTAGCTCAAAAATTCATAACAAAATAGCAGATGAACTACTGTAGGAGTATTATACAAGGACAACAGGTTCTAAAGCAATCATGTAATTTCTTGCACAGTAAGAAAAATGAAGACGTGTTAACAGAAAGATATAtgctaaaaaaactaaaaatggCCTGACTCACACACATATATTCGATAGCCCCGTTAGGCCTGACTTTTGCTCTGTAGTTCATAGGTGTATACAGGACTCAAATTAGGGGTGTTATTGAAAACTTCACTGAAAAGAGTTTAACATGGCCCAGCTATTGACATGAGCTGACATGTATGTATTATGAACTTATGATGTCATCTTTCACAAGAGCTAGAACTAATGAAAATGTTAATTAAAAGAAAGACAACTTACTGAGACCTGGCCAAAAGCGAACAGTAGACTAATAAAATCACAATTCATAGCATGGCTGGGGATATCAAAGTGAATGCGGGTGATACTATGCTTTCAGCTGACCAAGTTTTTTATAAGGTACATAGCATGGCTAGGGAATGGGGATATCATTAATAAGGAGGCAAATGTCACTAGGAAAAATGGCAGAGTCAGCAGGTGGTCTCCAAGGATGCCAGAgataatcaaaataaatattgatGGTCCTTTTCTTGCCAATCAGAAGAAGGGCAGTTGGGGTTTTATTGCTCGTGATCATGAAGGCTCAGCGGGGTCATGGCTGGCGCTGGATCAATAGATGTTGTACATGATGCCCAGTGTGCAGAGATGGTGGCTTGGATGATAGCTCTGGAGGCAGCATCAGTTAATGGTATGATGAGGATCATCATTGAAACATATTGTTCTTGCCTTGTCAGTGCCCTGAAGTCCACAGCTTTGATCAAGCTCCTGCTGGTGTCTGGTTTATGGACACTAGAATTTTTATGAGTCTCAATTTCATATTTGCTGATGTGGTGTTTGTACCCCGTGATTGTAATTGGTGTGCTCCTGAGATGGCACACCAGTATCTGTACAGGGGCCTGGGTGAGCATGTTTGGCTTGACCCCCTCTCGAACTTTGTAACAGCACTTGCACTACGTGGTGTGATGGATCAGTGGTGATTGATCAATAGACAAAGAAggtgaatttaaaaaaaaaacacacgATTCGTGAAGTCTAAAGTAGTCTATGCAACACAAAAGGTAGTAGTACAATTGCGTATTTTGTGGGCCAGGGATAGATATTATCTCACAAGAGATAGAAGCATACTTCTTGTGCACCATAACAAGAGCCACAATAGGTTTCATTGTGTTCAAGCCTTCCACCATGATGTTGTAGAGGTGCTTCCATCTGTTGAAAAGGCAAGGAATGTGCATCTTTAGGTATAACAAAACATGTATGGACTTGAGCAATACAATACACATGCTAAGAAAATAAGTCAGATATTATGTGCAGAACAAATTACACACTAAGAAACTAGGACTGTACAAAAGGAAATGTCATAATACTTCATATTTGGATTGTTTCAAAGAACTTGACTTTGAGGCAGTGTTGTTATACATTCTACATGCTATAGGTGTGACTTTTAACACCACAAGAGATGATCTCACCTTCATCGCACCAACTGCATCTTGCCTAGTCGCAATAACATTGCCATGGGCATCAATTCGCTGCTTGAATATATCATGTTTCTACATAAGAGCATCAAACTGTAACAAGTTAGTTACCACAAGTCTGCAACCATCAGTTATTGAACATAACTCGTATAACAGCTAAAAAGCTGAATACACAAATGCATACCACATCTAGGTGCTCCTGTCCACTGATGTCCATTGCATCCAGGCTAATTATAGAACATTGAAGAGCTGGAAAGGTGACATCAAACTGCATTTTGAACATCAGAAAAGGTAGATGTCAACAAGTGTCTGAACATAAATTAGTATAGATTAGAATGCCAAAGTTATCATGTATGAAATAAGTTCTGGTAAGCCAAGGTACAGTGTTAGAAAATATACAAGAATGAAGGAACAACTAGCAGGCAAAAAGAGCTTAAAAAGAAATGAGTGTTTGCGAACAGTTGGTAAAGGGTGACAATGAAATGGTGTAATAATATCAATGTTTttaaggcggtaaggcgaggcgTGGCGAGTGACTACCGCCTTACGCTTAGGCGACTGAGGCGTGAGGCGAGGCGACGCCTTACGGATTTTAAAAAAACTTAAAACAACAGCTTAGAGTAGTAGAtgatgaagaaaaaagaaaaggaaaaaagaaaaagagaggaggaggagtaagAAGTGGGCTGGCCCAGCCCACCAGGCGGCCCATGTGCCCCTCCCCCTCCTGGCGTGGCTTATCCCAATGGGAATCCCCTCCAGCGCTGCTCCTCGTTCTCCACCACTCGTCCGCCTCCGCTCGTCTCTCCGCCGCTCCACTTCCCTCTGCGGCTCTACTTCCGTCCGtggctcctcccctctctccggaTGCGCTGCTCTGCTCCCCTCCCTCGCTGCTCCCCTTCGAGATCTACAGTCACCGCCATCCCTTTCCAGATCGAGCAGTCGATGGCGAGGAGAAGGCGGAATCGAGCAGGCGACGGCGAGGAGACGGCGCAATTGAGCGGAATCGACGAGGAGACGGCGGAATAGAGAGGACCCGCATCAGAATCGATGAGGAGACGGCGGAATCGAGGGGGCATCAGCATGTGCATAAGGCGACAAGGTGCCGCCTTACCCCTAAGGCGAGCTTGGATGCCTAATCGCGCTCTCTCTTTCCTTTTTTCGCGCCTATTCTCCTGCGTTTTCCCACTGTCCAGAGCAGAGGCTTCCTCGTATGGCGCCCGCCATGCGCGATTTGGCGCGATTTGGACGCCAAAGCGACGTTTTTTGGACGCCTCGGCTGTAAGGCGGACGCCACACGAATCTAAGGCGAGTCGTCTGCTAAGGCGTCGTGCGTGCAGCGCCTTGGCGCTTAAGCGACGCCTTAAAAACACTAAATAATATAAAAGCTGTACATTACATTTATGCGAAGTGTTTCTCCCCTTGAAGTATCAACCCTTAGCGTTGTCTCAGTAACTGCATGGAGATATAATCCTGCATAGAGAGACATTAACTGGTAAATAAGGAGAAATCATGAATAGCAAAAGATATATAGTAGCAGATAGGTAGAACGATTTCTCTGGTTAACCTACTTGCTGGTGGACTATTCATCCAGTAAAGAAAACCGAAAGAAAGCAAACCCAAAGTTTCGAATATCCACACACTAAAAAACTGATATCTAAAAcaatgagagcaaaagagctcctCATTTACTTCAACAAAACATGTGGTACTAGGTAAACTTAATAAATCTTAAGTTTTCCATCACAGTGAGTAAATCTGCTTCTGAATTTTTTATGAAAATGGCCCTTACATTCGACAACAAAGCAACCAAAGACAAAGAGAAACAGCCTTTTATCTCAAATTTTGTATGGAACCAATAATTATGTATGCAAAATTGTCATTTGTAGCTGTTATATCTCTACAAGCTTATATAACATGTCAGGTCAACGCCTTATTCACTAACCAAAAGAGAACGAAAGTTAACAGCAGAATCTTCAGAGCTTCTTAGCTACTGAGTTGAATCCTGATAGTACAAAGCACAGTAAAAATAACATCTTGTACGGCCGAAATGGGCACTCAATTCCACTCTCCCCAACCCAATTACGCGTGATCAATTCCATCCGCTCCGCCAATCCCGTAACCACAACACCAGATCTGGACGCATTCTGGGGAGAACGCAAGAATCGTAATGCGACAGGGGGTCATTATACCAGCATCCATCTAGCACCACCCACGCGGTCAAACCTAACCAGCCGATCTCAGAAACGGGCATAAGGACCttgatcggggggggggggggggggggggggggggggggggggggacaaggAAAAAGCGACGCGTACGGAGCTCGGAGACGAAGAGGAGGAGCATGACAACGGAGGAGGCGAGCGTGATGATGCCGCCGGAGAGGGTGCGGCTGTAGAAGTCCTCGTTCACCTTGGGGTACGCGTCCAGGCTACGGAGCTTCGACAGGAGCCCGTCCATGGCTGACGGGATCTCGGAGTCGGAGGCGGAATCGGGCGGAGAGGCCGAGCCCGTCCCTTCCTCGCTATTTCAGTTTTCTTTGGGGGGCTGAATTAGCGAACTGTCCTCGTCATGAATCATTAGCGAATTGCCGGCCTTGAATAGCGGTATTGTTTTTTTCGCCCTGTTCGGAAATGTTGTAGTATTATATTCTGAACAGTAGAAAGTGAAGGTGTAAAAAATTTATTGATGAAcagtacacatatatatacatgccCACGATGGGGGCAGTTCCAGTGAACGTGGGAGAGCCCCGCTCCCACGTCCCGTCCGTACGACGTCTTTTCAGTAGTCACGGTAACTGCAATTAGTAGTTGCTAATTGCCCACTAATTGATTATTAGGAATATTAGAATATTCTTAACACTCCCCCATAATCAATTATCTTTTGGAGCTCCAATGTTCATCATAATTATTAATATTATTAATCCTTAgaaaaccctgtgggaaaaaCTTAGGAGCACATTGATATATCAGGATACCATGATAATCATATAGCAATGTCTTAATATATCATCTCCTAAAAAACCCCAGTGGGGAAAAACTAGATGATATGACATACATAATGCTGatactgcctcgttaaaaactttatatgagaaacccTTTCAAGGTAAAACTCATacaaagaaaagagtataatacgatgtgaaatggattaagtatcgAGAGATACTCCCCCTGATTTCTGCAAGTCTCTAAGTCTAACCATACCAATTCCTTCAATGTATTTATGAAACGTAGAATATGGTAGGGACTTTGTGAATAGATCGGCAAGATTATCACATGATTTAGTTTGCAGAATCTCAATTTCCCCATTCTTTTGCAACTCATGGGGATAAAATAATTTGGGGGTGATATGTTTCGTCAAGTTACTCTTGATGTAACCTGATTCCATTTGCACAACACAAGCAGCattatcttcaaagataattgttgGTGCATCAAGTGCACCAATTCCACATGATTTCAATATGTGGTCTACCATTCTGCGAAGCCATACACACTCTCGTGAGGCTTCATATAATGCAATAATCTCAGAATGGTTGGTGGATGTAGACACTAAAGTTTGCTTGGATGATTTCCAAGAAATTGCTGTTCCACCAtttaaaaatacaaaaccagTTTGGGATTTGCCATTATGGGGATCAGATAAATAGCCAGCATCTGTATAACCCAATAAATTTTgatcttgattctttctatagaATAATCCAAGATCTCTTGTGCCATTGAGATATCTAAAAAGAGTTTTAACTCCAACCCAATGACGCTTGGTAGGAGCGGCACTATGTCTTGCTAATAAATTAACTGCAAAAGCAATATCCGGCCGGGTACTATTAGCAAGATACATCAGTGCACCAATGGCACTTAGATAAGGAAGCTCGGGTCCTAAAATCTTTTCACCTTCCTCCCTTGGTCTGAAAGGATCTTTCTCAACTTCCAAAGATCTAACAACCATGGGGGTTTTACATGGGTAAGCtttatccatattgaatttctccaacATTTTCTGGATATAGGTAGCTTGATATACAAAAATCCCAGCCGAAAAATGTTCAAGTTGCAAACCTAAGCAAAACTTGGTTTGACCCAAGTCTTTCATTTCAAACTCCGCCTTCAAATGATGACGTGCCTCATTAATGTCATGTTCGTTACCAATGATATTTATATCATCAACGTATACAGACACAATGCAAAAACCCGTTACGGATTTCTTAATGAAGACACACGGGCAATCATCATTATTTGTGTATCCCTTATGTTTAAGGAATTCACTTAACCGATTGTACCACATTCGGCCTGATTGTTTTAAGCCATATAACGACTTCTGCAACTTAACACAAAACATGTTGCGATTTGCCTCAGGATTTGGTATACTAATTCCGTCAGGAACTTTCATGTATATCTTAGAATCCAATGACCCATATAAATATGCGGTCACCACGTCCATCAACTGCATAGACAGACGATTTTGTACTGCCAAAGATATTAAATATCGGAAAGTTATGCCACTCATGACTGGAGAATAAGTTTCGTTGAAATCAACGCCAGGCCTTTGCGTGAAGCCTTGTGCTACTAGCCTTGCTTTATATCTCACTACTTCATTGTTTTCATTCCGTTTCCGGACGAAAACCCATTTATATCCAACAGGATGGACACCAGGAGGTGTTGGCAATACAGCCGAAAACACTTCCCGTTTTGTGAGCGAGGCTATCTCAGTTTCTATTGCATCCTTCCACTTATTCCAGTCCGAGCGCTTCTTGCACTCTACCATGGATTTTGGATCTGGATCACTTTGAAGGGTTTCAGCAATTTGTTCAGAGAAAAAGATGTCGACAGTTGTAGCATTTCGATCATAAGACTCTCCAGTCCCTATATAATTAATAGCAATTTCATCAACCCTTAATAGATCATCATGATTTCCCAAAACAATAGATCTAGGGCCTTCCGATGTCCCAGCCTCAGTATTTATGCGCATGACTGGGCTAGGAATCAAATCAAATCTTTCTAGAAGATATTGATTAGTAACAAGGTGATTCACATCAACAGATAGTTGATCTTCGTTTACCACTTTCTTTTGTTTCTTATCTTGCACCTTGGAATTGCCTCTCCCCCTCTTGCTTCCAAGAGAGATAATTTGAGTGGTTTTATTTGGTACCTCCACTCTTTCTGGCACATTCCTTGCAGGATAGAAAGATTTAACAACACCTTTATAGTTGGTAAACGCATCTGGCAGATTATTTGCAATGTTTTGCAAATCTATAAGTCTCTGAACTTGATGTTCAGTTTCCATAGTACGTGGATCAGAATAGGAAATGCCTTCCGCATTCCAATTAATTTCCCGACATTCATTTTTATGGTAcaaatctccccctaatgccggAAAATGATCCTCGTTGAAAATACAATCAGCGAACCGAGTCGTAAATAGATCCTCGGTGAGAGGTTCTATATACTTAATGATCGACGAAGATGTAAATCCCACATAGATTCCCAATTTTCTGTGTGGCCCCATAGAGGTACGCTGAGGTGGTGAGATGGGTACATAAACAGCACACCCAAACTTACGCAAATGGGAAATACTTGGTGGATTTCCACGTACTAATTGCAAGGGGGAATTCTCATGATATGCAGTCGGTCGTAGTTGGATTAATTCAGCAGCGTGCAGAACTGCATGACCCCAACACGAAGTAGGCAACTTACAATTCATCAACATTGGTCTAGCAATGAGTTTAATTCTCTTTATCAATGATTCAGCCAAACCATTTTGAGTATGTACATAAGGTACAGAATGTTGAACCTCAATTCCCGTTGCCATACAATAATCATTAAAGGCATGGGATGAAAATTCAGCAGCATTGTCCATTCGAATTGATTGAATTCGATGTTCAGGATAATGTGCTTTCAACTTTATTAGTTGGGACAATATTTTGGCAAAAGCATGGTTGCGTGTCGATAATAATGACACA
This region includes:
- the LOC136496317 gene encoding uncharacterized protein, whose protein sequence is MDGLLSKLRSLDAYPKVNEDFYSRTLSGGIITLASSVVMLLLFVSELRLYLHAVTETTLRVDTSRGETLRINFDVTFPALQCSIISLDAMDISGQEHLDVKHDIFKQRIDAHGNVIATRQDAVGAMKMEAPLQHHGGRLEHNETYCGSCYGAQESDGQCCNSCEDVREAYRKKGWGVSNPDLLDQCKREGFLQSIKDEEGEGCNIYGFIEVNKVAGNFHFAPGKSFQQSNVHVHDLLPFQKDSFNVSHNINRLSFGEYFPGVVNPLDGANWVQHSSYGMYQYFIKVVPTVYTDKNEHIILSNQFSVTEHFRSGESGRMQALPGVFFFYDLSPIKVTFTEQHVSFLHFLTNVCAIVGGVFTVSGIIDSFVYHSQRAIKKKMEIGKFN